Genomic segment of Brachyhypopomus gauderio isolate BG-103 chromosome 10, BGAUD_0.2, whole genome shotgun sequence:
CCATAAAGCAAGAAATAACGATGGAAAGTGTTATGTAGCTCCCTTTAGTGTCTAACTTACAACAGTTTGCACGAAACATAGAGATACGCAGACCGACAGTAGGCTGATTCACTTCTCATTTCTTAATTGAACCACTGCCCAATTATACAGCTTTCACAAGCTCTCACTTTGCTTGGTGCCCTCTACTGGAGGATACTGTATAGATTAATTACGAACTAGGTTCATACATAACATTTCCTCCCCACTAAGATTTGTTGTCAATAACCACAAAAGCTCTTTTCTCAAGCACAACTcaaaagaaaatattaaaagataATTTCCTATGGTAAACACCAAATAAGATGGGAATGTTATGCTACCTTTAACTTCAAGATTGGAAACAATGCTTCAGAACTCAAACATTCATTCATGGCAACTATTTCCATGTGCTTACTCATCACGGTAACGTATGGGTGGTTTTGTGACTCTCACAGGATAACGTCTTACATTCTCTGTTATCTGTGTACACTCAGTTTGTGGCGGTTCAGTGGACTGTGGTCCACtttgtgtgtgtaatttgttgagggggggcgagtgtaaattattggctgtgaagacagtcaaatgcatgttttccactacgccggttttaaaagtattagcggctcgctaggcttgtaaacaaaccgcgcaccacgaaaatgtagcagtgtgtcgctccgtttgtgcaggtgagccagcagaccggctggggagccgtatgaaaccaggcaaagagccgcatgcggctcgcgagccatgggttggccactcctgcccTAGAGTGTTGTTGACGGCGTTGCTGCTGAGAGTCCTGTGACTGGTGCACTGTTCCAGCAACACAGGGTTTCAGATAATCCAGCCGAGAACGCAGCCTGCGTCCCATAAACAACATAGCTGGTGTGTCCTTTGTTGTTGCGTGGGGGGTGTTGCGGTAAGTCAACAGAAATGTATCCAGGTGCTGCTGCACTGATGTTGTTCCTCTTGAAGATTTCAAGGCGTACTTGAACGTCTGTACAAAATGCTCGGCCAACCCGTTGGTGGCAGGATGGTACGGCGCCGACCGGATGTGTTTGACTCCATTGCACTTTAGGAATGTGCTGAATTCTTCAGAACAGAACTGTGGTCCGTTGTCACTGACCAGAACGTGTGGAATACCATATCGACTAAAAAGGCCCCTCAGAACTTGTATGGTTTTACTGGCTGTGATGCTATCCATGATGCACACTTCAGGCCATTTGGAATGTGCATCCACCGCAACCAGATACATATGTCCTTCAAACGGACCAGCAAAGTCTACATGTATCCTTTCCCAAGGACTAGATTGCCACATCCAAGGGTGTAAAGGTGCTAGCCCCAGGTCCTTTTGTACACGCTGACAAGACTTGGCCTGAAGCTCAATTTGAGAGTCGATGCCTGGCCACCAAACATAGCTGCGTGCTAATCCCTTCATCCTGACTACATCTGGATATGCTGAATGGAGCTCTtcctgtcagggctggctcggattccacaccatctacctccactaggggcacccgagtcagccctagactacatccacgcaatcagcaatgatccgtctcacctgttgccatggctttttaaggaagcttttggagacggatcattgctgattcgttttggttatgccgtcATGCTATCAGCCTGCTCCTTCATTCCCCGAAGTTGCATTTCTCAAAGTtgcaaggtgtctcgccacctttctctctcttgcttgtctttcacttattcgagtctctgtctcctgcgctgctttctaaccaatctcaagttttcctccatctgtttctcttcctatccgttattcatttattttgggaaggttttgttttgttgcggcatttTTGCCAGTAGCCAGATTCTTCTCCTGGTGTTCTTATTTCGGTTTTACGCGACGAGTTTTTTCCGCGTCTTTTTAgttgcctttattattttttccaccctctcgctacgagtgagttttgcttttcatgcgtcagtcttccgcgttgtttttgtttcctttttctacAGAGTATCTacggtttagtttcattttgcgcGTTGTTTTTCCGCGtcgttttgtgtttgtgtttttgccacactgtgtgtgtatgcattaacTCCACATTTACTACTCTCGCAtattattgtgccagaccgagccggcacttgggtccccCTCTCaagtatattcacgcggtggttacgtcaccatacccgccgcgttacagaacgaatcagccTTAAACATGGACTCAGCCGTGACTCGCGAGGCAGCTGAGCTCAGGGCTGCTCTCACTGCTCAGGGGCAGCTACTTAGTGGTCACGACCAGGCGCTCCAACAGATAACAGAGCAGCTCGGCAACCTCACAACCGCCATACAGGCTATGATCAGTGATACCCATGTCTCTGTTGAAACACCCGCTGCCGTGGCTCGTCTTGAacctgctctccctcctcctgccctgaAGGGTGTAGGGGTTTCTTGTTACAGTGCGCACTGGTGTTTGAACAGCAACCATCACGTTTCCCAACCGAACGATCTAAAGTAGCCTACGTAGTGGCCTTGTTGCATGACAAAGCTTTAGCATGGGCTACTCCTCTGTGGGAATCACGGGCTGACGTGTGCTCCACATATTCACTGTTTTCTGCTGCCATGAAGCATGCGTTTTGCCACCCGTCGTCTGGTGGGGTGGTGGGTCCGCGCCTGTTGCGCCTTCGCCAGGGTAGAATGTCTGTAGCAGAGTACTCACTAGACTTCAGAACGCTCGCTTCAGAGAGTGGGTGGGGGTCTGATGCGCTCATGGCCATATACCAAGAAGGCCTTTCAGAAGGACTCAAGGATGAGTTAGCGCTCCGTGATCCACCATCCGACCTAGATGCTCTAATTGCGTTCACAGTGCGTCTTGATAACCGCCGTCATGAGCGAAAGCAGGCCAGAGGGCTGCATCGATGCAACAGTACACCTACCATAGGGAGTAAACTCACTGCCGAACCACGAGAAGCCACCGATGACCCACAACCCATGCACCTAGGTCACACCCGCCTGTCACGTCAGGAGAGACAGTCTCGTCTCCGAGGAGGCAGATGCCTCTACTGTGGGGGTGAAGGGCATCAGCGTACCCGATGCCCTGAATTACAGGGAAAAAGGACCAGCCCGCCAGTAAGTAAGGAGGCTCTGGCGGGCCCAGTTTCAAGTCCTCCCAATAATGGACTCTACGTCCACGTGTCATTAACCTGGCGGGGTTCTGATGAAAAACGCCTGTTGGCTTTTATTGATTCTGGTGCCACCGCCAATTTTATCGACGCCTCACTAGTGAAGGAGCTAGACATACCCCTGGTCAATCTGGAAAAACCCCTCACTGTGGCTGCAGTGGACGGACGCATTATAGCCTCAGGAGAAGTAGCTAGGCAAACCATACCCATCAACATGGACATAGGGGGTCACAAAGAACAGATCACGCTTTATGTCATCTGTGCCCCTCACATGCGACTCATACTGGGGTTCCCTTGGCTACAACGCCACAATCCTGAGGTAGACTGGCTTTCCCGTACTGTGCGGGGTTGGGGTCCTGTGTGCAGGGAGACCTGTCTCCAGAGACGCTTCGAGTCCCCTACCAAACGCTCCCTTGACCCGGTGGATCTGACCAAGGTTCCCTCTGAGTACCACAACCTCAGAGAGGTGTTTAATAAAGAAAAGGCTAGCTTCCTTCCTCCTCACAGATCATATGACATAGCCATCAACCTGCTTCCCGGTTCCAGCCCTCCCAGGGGCCGTCTCTTTTCTTTAGCCGCCCCAGAACATAAGGCCATGGAGGAGTATATCCGTGAGGCCCTGGCCGCAGGGTTCATCAgaccctccacgtctcctgccgGAGCCGGCTTCTTTTTTCTGGGCAAGAAAGATGGAGGGTTAAGGCCCTGTATTgattaccgagggctcaataaagtAACTGTTAAGGATCGTCATCCTCTACCCCTCATGGCCTCTGCTTTTGAGGCACTCCAACAGGCCACTATCTTCACTAAGCTTGACGTCCGGAATGCCTACAACCTGGTTAGAGtccgtgagggtgatgagtggaaGACCGCCTTCATCACACCTTTGGGTCACTATGAGTACCTGGTTATGCCATTCGGCCTCATGAATGCCCCGGCAGTGTTCCAACGTTTTATTAATGAGGTTTTGAGAGAAACGTTAGACAGGTATGCTTTTGTTTACTTGGACGACATCCTCATTTATAGCCGTACGGTAGCATAACACGTTACACATGTAAGACGGGTACTCCAGCTCCTattggaaaaccacctctacATAAAGCTGGAGAAGTCCCTCTTCCACGTCCAGGAAGTAGGATTTTTGGGGTATCGTATAGCTCAGAATACCTTGGCCATGGATCCCTCTAAGATCCGGGCCGTGGCTCAATGGCCGACTCCTACCTCACTTTGTTTAGTTCAACGCTTCCTGGGGTTTGCTAATTTTTACCGGCGCTTCATTAAGGGGTTCAGCACCCTGGCGGCCCCCCTTATTGCTCTCACTAGGAAAATTCCTGGTCCTTTTGTCTGGTCTCCTGAGGCCCAGCAAGCCTTTGACAAACTCAAAAAACAGTTCACATCTGAACCCGTTTTGTGCATGCCTGACCCTGACCTCCCATTCATCGTCGAGGTCGATGCCTCCGATTACGGAGTGGGCGCCGTGCACCCTCTCAGAGAACAGGCACTCCTCAGAAACTCCATCCTTGTGCCTACTTCTCTCACCGCATGACACCCGCCGAGCGCAATTACGAGGTGGGGGACAAAGAGCTGCTGGCTGTCAAGCTGGCACTAGAGGAATGGAGGCACTGGTTGGAGGGGGCTAAACATCCGTTCCTCGTGTGGACGGACCACAAGAACTTAacctacctccagcaggcctAACGACTTAACCCCAGGCAGGCTAGATGGTCCTTGTTCTTTGGGCGGTTTGATTTTACACTTTCATACAGACCTGGCACCAAGAATGTAAAGCCAGATGCCCTCTCCCATCAGTGGGAACCACCTGCCGACATCTTAGAACCCGGTACGGTAATACCGGCTTCCAAGATTGTAGCACCCATACAATGGGGTATCGAAACCGAGGTTAAGCAAGCTCTTACGGGCAATCCTGGGCCTAGCGGGACTCCCCCTGGTCGCTTATATGTTCATCCTAATTTAAGGAAAAAAGTTATGAGTTGGGGGCATGACTCACTTTTCGCAGCCCAGCCCGGAGTCCGTCGTACTCTCGAGCTCCTGAAAAGGAGATTTTGGTGGCCTGGGATGGACCAGGAGGTGGGCAGGTTTGTTGCTGCTTGTGAGACATGTGCAAAAAACAAAGCCTCCCATTCTAAACCCGCTGGGTTGTTGCGTCCACTTCCTATCCCGTCCAGACCATGGACGCACGTTGCCCTGGATTTTGTGACGGGCTTACCTCCCTATCGTGGCAACACCACTATATTGGTTATTGTTGACCGGTTCTCTAAGACCGCCAGATTTTTGGCCTTGCCTAAGCTCCCCTCGGCCCGTGATACTGCCTCCCTGTTTCTCCATCACATTGTCCGGTACCACGGCTTCCCCTCCGACGTGGTGTCTGACAGGGGACCGCAATTTACCAGCCGTTTCCTACCGGCTGCTGCTTCCTCCTTCCATGCGTGTCCATCCGGTGTTCCACGTCTCGCGTCTCCGCCCGATTTTGTGTCACATGCCCCGTGCTCCGGCCCCGCCGCCTCCCCGCATGGTTGATGGTGGCCCGGTGTACACGGTTACCTGGTTATTGGACCACCGCCGTGTTCGTGGTCGGGACCAATACCTCGTTGACTGGGCGGGTTACGGTCCCGAGGAACGTTCCTGGGTCCCTGCCTCTCGCATTGTCGACAGTTCTCTTATACGCGACTTCCGTCGTGACAGGGCAGTcgctctgggcccgcggggtctctggcctagaggggggggctctgtcagggctggctcggattccacaccatctacctccactaggggcacccgagtcagccctagactacatccacgcaatcagcaatgatccgtctcacctgttgccatggctttttaaggaagcttttggagacggatcattgctgattcgttttggttatgccgtcATGCTATCAGCCTGCTCCTTCATTCCCCGAAGTTGCATTTCTCAAAGTtgcaaggtgtctcgccacctttctctctcttgcttgtctttcacttattcgagtctctgtctcctgcgctgctttctaaccaatctcaagttttcctccatctgtttctcttcctatccgttattcatttattttgggaaggttttgttttgttgcggcatttTTGCCAGTAGCCAGATTCTTCTCCTGGTGTTCTTATTTCGGTTTTACGCGACGAGTTTTTTCCGCGTCTTTTTAgttgcctttattattttttccaccctctcgctacgagtgagttttgcttttcatgcgtcagtcttccgcgttgtttttgtttcctttttctacCGAGTATCTacggtttagtttcattttgcgcGTTGTTTTTCCGCgtcgttttgtgttggtgtttttgccacactgtgtgtgtatgcattaacTCCACATTTACTACTCTCGCAtattattgtgccagaccgagccggcacttgggtctgcCTCTCAAGTATATTCACGCagtggttacgtcaccatacccgccgcGTTACACTTCCAGTACACGTGGGTGCAGTTTAGGGGGCACAATCACTCTCCCACCCCACATGAGGCATCCCTGCTGAACTGAGAAGTCATGGCGTTGCAGCAAATAAGCTGACAGCTCTTCACCTGCGTCCTTTGCTGTCGGAAATCGACCAGTTGTGACCATTTCCAGGATACGACACAATGTCGAGTCAGACATGGTCTCACGCCTAATCTCTGTGTCACTGACTGGTAATGTGTCCAACTGTGATGTGTAGAACACCTCTACTGCATCTTGCTTTTCCTTATGAGCATGAGGAAGCGGTAACCTCAAAAGTCCATCAGCATTGGCATGTAATGTACCTTTTTTGTACTGAATGGTGTAATTATGTGCTGACAGAAGGAGTGCCCAACGCTGCATTCGTACTGCAGCCATTGATGGTATGCCTTTTTCTGGGCTCAGTATGGAAGTTAATAGACGATGGTCCGTTAGTAGGGTGAACTTGTTACCACAAAGGTACTGGTGGAACTTACATACTCCAAAAAATATTGCTAatgcctctctctctcgatcTGAGCATAGTTTCATTCTGCTTTGCTGAGAGTTCGTGATGCATAGGCTATAGGTTTTTCTTCACCTTTGGGCATGATGTGTGAGAGCACAGCTCCGACCCCATAGGATGAAGCATCACAAGCCAGGTGAAGAGGCAGCTCAGGATTGTAGTGGGTGAGTACTTCCTGAGATATGAGGAGTTCTTTCGCTCTCTGGAATGCTGACTCACAAGCTGGCGTCCATTTCCACTTCTTCTCTTTATTCAGAAGTTCATTCAATGGATTCAGGGCAGTGGCTAGGTCAGGAATGAAACGTCCATAATAATTCAGCATCCCTAGAAAAGAATGTTACTGGCTTACATCCCCTGGTGCAGGTGCTTCCACATTGGCACATACCTTCTCCGGTGATTTGTGGAGCCCAGCTGTGTCAATGATATGGCCCAAATATTCCACAGTGTGCACGACACATAGAGATGCAGACCGACAGTAGGCTGATTCACTTCTCATTTCTTTATTGAACCACTGCCCAACTATACAGCTTTCACACTTTGCTTGGTgccctctactggaggatcTTGTATAGATTACTTACGAACTAGGTTCATACATAACAGTCCTTGTTCTTTAAATTGTATGTTTATTTGTGATTTTAGGTATTGGTTTTCTAATTATGTTTGCTTGTGTTTTGAGTCTATGTTTATTTGCATTACTAGGTAATAGTActaattcctgtagtttagtaataGTCTGGCTCcagggtgtcttgaattctgacctaacTATGCATTCTGTGAACAGGTGCAAAGtactttgtaagttgctctgagtaagagtgtctgctaaatgccctaaatgtaaataaatgtattttaataaTAGTTTTATCATAAAGCACAAGAGGTGAATGTGTGTTTTAACCAAGTAATCCTAGTTATTACAGAACATGTTACTCAGGAGCTAAAGTTCTATTACATCACTTGTCCAATGGCATGTTGCGATCTCTGTGGAGTTTTAATATATCAGTCTATaaaagagaagaggggagaaatGTGCCTCATAAAGAGAGGTACGTAATTCCTGCCATCCCCCATACCCCAACCCATATATGAAAAGATCTGTTAACTGTTCTAGCAATCTGCACGAAACTGATAAATGAGGTTTTATGTGCAAGCTATAGTCATTTAAACAAAATGATTGGGTGCTTGCACCACAAGAAACAAAAATAGATTAGCTGTATTTTTTTGATTTTTTGGTTCAATACTTGAACACTGTACTATCAAATTATGGTCATTAAGTTCCCAAATGTTGATTTTTGCAAATATTTGTATGTATCTTGATTACTACTGATTTGATTACTGATTTCATTATTTAGACCAATGCATAACAGTGCATTAAGGTACGTAACTGGTGAAAGCATGTTAAGATCAAACATAACATTTTAAGATGTGTTAATTGTATTTATGGTAGTAAAATAACATTTGtgatttttaattaattttaccATTTTTCTAGGATGTCTCAGAATAACCAGACTGTTGTGACAGAGTTTTTTATTGTGGGGTTCCCTGGACTTTTGCCTGAATTCTACAATCTCATTGGCACATTTTTCTTTATCATATATATCATTATACTAGTGGTGAATTCCATTTTTATAGTGATGTTTGCCACTGAACCACAACTTCACAAGCCTATGTACATCATCATGTTCAATCTGGCTCTGTCTGATGTTGGATTCTGCACCGTGGCTTTACCTAAACTGATCTCTCGCTACTGGTTCAACAATGGTTCTATCTCCTTCCAGCTATGTGTGATGCAAAGGCAGCTCATTCACTATTTTGGCACACTGAACTCTCTGATTATGATGATCATGGCTCTAGACCGATATCTGGCTATCTGCTTCCCGCTCAGATACCCAGCACTGATGACCAACCAGACTATGAGGATCTTGGCAgggttcatttcggcatcagcAATGATTTCACCAGGCATTTCAACATCTCTGACTGCCCAAATGCCTTTCTGTGGACCAAACCTGATAATTAACTGCTATTGTGACACAATTTCTATGAACAGTCTAGTCTGTACAGACACAAGAGTTGCCTACCAAGTGCAATTCTCCCTGGCCATGTTTGTTCTTCTGGCACCTTTCtctttcattatattttccTATACCATCATTGTGGTGACTGTAATGAGAAAGGCCAATAATCAAGGAAGGCTGAGAGCCTTCTCCACCTGTGCTTCACAGCTGTGTATAATCACCATATACTACATACCTCGTTTCttagtgtatataatgacttatATACCAGGTTTAAAGATGAATATAGATCAGAAAATTGCCATATCAATGTTTTATGGGTTGTTTCCACCTCTCGTGAACCCATTCATATACTGCTTTAAGAACAAAGTGATTCAACAGCTGTTTTTGAAATGGTACACTCGAAAAAAGATGCACAGTGTCAAGATTTTGTCTGTCTCTAACTAAGGCTGGCTATTCCATATTGAATATAAGTCTAATCATTAATTTGCTATTGAGATTTAAAGTCTTATCACTGATAGTTGCTGGAGTCAGTTGAGATGGTAGAGGGTACCATGAAGGGTAGTTCTCCAGGTTCTCTTACTGCTCTTCTGTTTTATATGACAGCCTTGTTGTGACTGTAGCCCAGGATGGCCAGAAATTATTCTCTACGCTTGTGCAGAACGAAAATGAATAAGATTCTAGAAGTTGGTAGTTTAATATTAGCCACTTTATTAATGCATTTGATTCCTAACAAATCTAATTTAAATCTGATCAACTGACcaaattgttttgtgttttttttcactACCACCATTAATTACCCCTCACATCAACAGAATGATTATGTCAGTGTTTATCTCTGAATGAGGCAGATGAATGAGGTTTGttaatatttatattaatagttatatttatgttgtataGGTTCTGAGCAAACTTAAATGAATATCAATTTGCTTCAAATGCAGTTCATTTATTTAATCTTATTGTTGACCTGACAATCTTAGGTCAGTGAAAATCTTAGGATTCTTTAATACATTTAAGGAATGCTTGGAGTATGCAATTTTCACCACTAGATGGAGACAAGAGTACATACATTACTGTAGTACGCCTCCAATATCTGCTGTTTCACTCAGGCAGTGTCGTAtaaacacaacccccccccccaaataatcCTGCTTTGGAAAAGTAGGAGCACATGGgtcttcatcctcatcatccCTATCCTCATCTTCAGGCTCAGACAACATTTTTGAAGACACTTGTGTGGCCGAGGAGAGGGTGTCTCCTTACCCTGGGCAGTGCCGGAGCCATGCAACCTCTTTGGCTGGGTACATGACACCCAGAAGGCTCAATATACCACAAAATATGCAGAATATCATCTTAATAATCAGCATAATAATTAAGTTATGGTACTGGAAGTTCCTCTTACAGAGTTTAGGACCTAGCTAATATATTCACAGAAAACCTTTATGATGTTAACCCCAGTGAAAGTTAATCAAATCAGTTAGTTATCAATCTCCTTCAGGCTTCAGACATTGCGCTGAATTTGTGTGAAATTAGATCTAATGTAAGCTGGTTGGTCAGAAAGCAGATTTTCTTCATGGAAATATACTCATAACATGATGACACAGCAGATTTATAGCTTTATCTCTAGAGCATTTATCCTCTATGTTGAACCTTTTCTTATCCATTTGTGTGATTTGGCACAAAGCATCATTACATTTCctacaaccccccccacccaacactGTCAACCAAGCAAAAACCAAATCActgtttttatatataataaatacatttttaaaatgcaGTACAATAAAACAATACAATGCAATTTCTATTGTGAATTCATTCTGAATTATTTGGTAGCATTTCATACTGTGACTGATTTTACTAAATGAATttgctataaaaataaaataatatacagATGCTCAATATGACAGTTGCCCCTGCTCCCTTCGACCTCAGACCTCCAGTGGGGAGACATGAGGTCAGtctagctccgccctcctccctgacACATGTTTCTCAGTGGGAAACCTTTGCAGGCAGCAGTCTGGCTAGCTATGAAAGTAGAATCGGACCAGCCTCTCCGCCAAGGTTAACTGACCCTCATGGTGATATGATGATATCACTGTGCAAATTAcaatatttttgtgtgtgtgggaattgCATGCTGCCCATGACCAGATGCATTCCTGTGAGGCAGCCGTGTCAGCTCTATCTATCTAAACCCACCACTGCATGCACACAACACACCTAAACCTGCCactgcacaaatacacacatgcatacacaccttAATCCATGACTGTGCGTGCACACACCTAAACCTGTCactgcgcacgcacacgcacacacacacacacacacacacctacctaaaTTTGccactgcacacccacacacacattactagGTAATGGTGGGTGATAGTCATTCTTCAAAATGCTGGATAggtattttttaaaataaaactgtAAATGACATTATCATTCATATCATAATACATGTGTTCATAATCAAGACGATTAGGAAAGCTGAGGTTTCACGCAGGTGTCAAAAGAGTGAGATCGAAAATGTTTGAACAATTCCAAAGGAAGCATATAACTTGGTGTTGTGTCTTATGGCTCTGACATATTTGAGTTTCAATAGTCCTGGTATCTTGCAAGCTATTCTCATGCATAGAAGCCTGAGATAGTAGTGCTCTTATTCTGATTTATTAAATTGTGTATATTCACAatattcataataataatttgatGCAAGTGGAACTCTCAAAAATAACCACAGATTAGCACTGTGTTTAAGTCTACAATCTCATGTGCACCTTTTTTCCAGAAAGGTTTTTCCATTTGATGCCATCCCAGTAGGACTAAGCAGTGGTGACTTATTGACTGCATGACACAGCAAAATTGCACTCATACCTGAATATTAGGGGTGCCATTTTCCAGTCAGAGTGGTGGAACACTATACCAGTCatacatatttgtttttttaatgcaaaaATTTGGGATGCCTCTATCATTTGAGCCGAGAACAAAATCATGTCACTTCAATATTCTTTATTCAGTTTATATGTTTTTCCATTTGTAGTTTGGAGAGAGATAGCATTAGGTTTCTATTTACAGTAACTTCTGATAACCAGAGCTGTACAGAATTGCAGAACcctgatcaaaacaaaatgtagaaTGATGGCATCGCTGTGTAAAGAAgcataaaagagaaaaaaaaatcttgtttttaacatttgaaaaataaaagtacagaagaaatcacaaaacatTAATGTTGCTGTTAAGGAGATTTGCTGGTTTATGTTCAAGACATCAACAGATGACTTTCGCCACTGCAAATAAGCTCGCTAACCGCTGAGACAATCATACACTATAGACACTGGTATAGCTATATATCAATAATCTATTGTCATATTCTCAATAtgatttatattaaatatattctACACAAATCTAAGCTTAAGATTTGATTCCAATTTGAAAAAAAATGGAGAACAGTTTATACAAAATAGCACATGCTTTTTGTTGTGCAAATGTATTTCAATC
This window contains:
- the LOC143526208 gene encoding olfactory receptor 1500-like, whose product is MSQNNQTVVTEFFIVGFPGLLPEFYNLIGTFFFIIYIIILVVNSIFIVMFATEPQLHKPMYIIMFNLALSDVGFCTVALPKLISRYWFNNGSISFQLCVMQRQLIHYFGTLNSLIMMIMALDRYLAICFPLRYPALMTNQTMRILAGFISASAMISPGISTSLTAQMPFCGPNLIINCYCDTISMNSLVCTDTRVAYQVQFSLAMFVLLAPFSFIIFSYTIIVVTVMRKANNQGRLRAFSTCASQLCIITIYYIPRFLVYIMTYIPGLKMNIDQKIAISMFYGLFPPLVNPFIYCFKNKVIQQLFLKWYTRKKMHSVKILSVSN